Below is a genomic region from Ciconia boyciana unplaced genomic scaffold, ASM3463844v1 HiC_scaffold_37, whole genome shotgun sequence.
ATGGGATCATACTGGTGGCAAGACTGTATCATCACAGCTTTACTTTGTCTTCTTCCGGAGCATTGGCTTCAGCCAGATTGGCAGTCTGTTGAACAAGGCATTGTTTGACACACGCATTAGAAATGCGTTTAAGCCCACACAGCCAAAGACAACCCCACTCACCCAGTCCTGTAAAGAGCACAGCGCTAGCTGAGGTTGcatgaaaacagctgcttctataaaatacagctgtccTGGAGATGTTCTGGGGAGTCCTTACGCCATTACGTGGTGTTTATGTGCCTGTTCACCTCCTTGAGAAGAGCATTCTTGGGCACTCAGAACCTTCGGCTCTGTTTGTACCTCACATAAAGGCTTGTGTCACCAATACCATTTTCTTCCAAGTGGACTGAAGAtatgtgtagaaaaaaatatattatccagatttttaaactgatcttTAAGCTCCAGACTGTTGGAAGGAGAAGATATACTACAATTTATGAAATTGTGCAGCATCCAAAGAATGGATctataaatgtaataaatagaaatgcagaaatggcCATGCTAGTGTCCATGCCCCAGAAACACCTCTAATTCGGCTGTTGCAAACCCTGCCTGAAATGTCCATCACTTACAGCcaattaaattcttctctgaaaattgtGTTAGTTTCCAATGCAACATTAACGAAACGTATGCAAAACAGTAAAGTCCTTGtgaagtgctgcttctttgtgtcTGGAAGATGAGTAATACCACAACATGACGTTGAGGCTGATAAGGTGCTCCCCTTCTATCTTCCCAAACTGGCAACTACTCTTTACAGGACGGTATCAAAATATACAGatatttcaaactgaaaagaaatactttaaattcttaaaaatcaaattaaagttttgttcACATTACAAGAATTATCCAGCTATGGATCACAgtataagatttaaaaatacaaaccaaacactttttttctttaagcacttGATGAGAATATAGATATACCTTAATAAGCTGGGCCAGAGAAAGAGGTGCAGAAGAGTCATCAgtctgtttgcaaaaaaataaacacacattcaTGTTCAACAGATATTCATATTAAACACATATTcatattcaaacacaaaagctaAGTGATACactgtgaaaatgcaaaaaatactccaaaccatttttatggcaagaaagaaaaagcgCACAACAAGCTATACAGACAGACATAGCACTAGCTATGGACAGGCAGATGTAGAACATGGCACCATGTTCAGTTGTGCAAACCTTCAACCTGCATGATCCAAAAACCATCATACATTATCTGTACAACACAAAGTCATTCAGGAAATATTCTAGCGTATTCCATATGAAATACAATGCATTACTAGGCAAAAATACCAATATTCACAGGAGAACTGTGCAAATGAGGGCATTACTCAGTTTTTACTATGCTGAATCAAATGCATTGTATTTACAACATAGACTatcttttactggaaaatatctACTAAGGTAATGTGTGGAAAATTAATACAAGGCTCCATTGTTTAGAATTAAGGGCAGCGTGtaggaaaaaaggctgagatTGTGTTTTTACGTACTGCTTTTGATGTTGCTCTCACTGGCTCACTTCGACttctagaagaagaaagaaaggtgatCAGAACTTAAAATAAGGCACTTGTACCCAAcataaagcagtgaaaacagattCTAAAACCTGAACATCAAAACTTTCTGTTCTGATACTGAATGTGGACATTTATACGTATACAGAAACCGTTCCCTCTTGATACATGCAGTGCAActaaagaaaaaccccacaatcaCATTTCTACTTTGTCACAAATTACTCCAAGACTGACAGATACAGAACACAACAGTGCAAGCAAAGTCCTCAGATATTTTGTCTCTGCGAGTAAGTATCAAAAATATGAAGTCTCTCCTAGAGTTTTGTGTTCTTAAATAATCAACCATGAAAGTACAAAGGTAACTTTAGCCAATCCGTATATCCCTAGCATTACAAGTAGGTACCAGACAGAGTACTTCAGTTTCTAAGAAAGAATAGGGAGGCTCTAGACACTTTGAAGTGCAagtttactgaaatgaaaaaaatacaacatctgacaaagaaataataaaaatgtcagcatCATTGTCTTTACAACAGTGTTTCTGTGTGGAAGCCCAAGCACTCTGTTCAGATATCTACCATATTTAGCCATGAAAGTGCCAAAATGTGCTACATGTGTTACATATGCTATATTGACTAAAAATAGGCGCAGAAATCTCACCTGAATGCAGTTCCTaggatttggggggaaaaaaaaggtcttaattGCCTGAATCTGCTTTAAGATAATCTTGAAAACACTACAATATTGTAGGAAATAATTATTACATTTGAAAACTTGCTGAGATTCCACGTACTCATTGATCTGTGTCTGCATGCTACTCATCACCAATCAGACATGCAACCATTGATAGTGTTAACAAACTATCATCCAAAGGGTTACATCACTTTTGTAACATTTGATGTTACAAAGTTACATCATCCAAAGTGTCCCATGAGCAGAGGCAATTCAAAGGCTGCTGTGGAATTGatgtgcaaacagaaaggcTCATGCTTCCTGCCACTGCCAGAACACCACCAGACTCGCAACTACAGCCACCTGCCTCCTGAAGGTGAGCAAGTACAAGGAAATACCTTAGATCACCACACAATGGCTTCTTCATCCATGTACCTTGAAGGACATACTACAAAGCGAGAAACGCGTTTTTGAAGGCCTCTCCACCATTACAGCATACATCCATCATGCCCAAACATTCACCACTCCTCCAGCTGgttctgcagtgtttccagctgaaggaacagaaagctAATCTGCCTGCTTCATTTGCAGTGCTGGAACAGCAGTGACATTCTTTCCTTATCCCCACAGACAGGGATTTATTTGGTCTTTGATGCTAgcagcatctctcctctcctttcaggGCAGCAGTACCATACTAGGAGAGGGGCCACTAACCAGAAATAGAGGATGCATTGACAGGACAGCACTAAGCAGACGTATCTAAATtaacccccaaaacaaagccATGTTTATAAGCTCAAGGCTGTGGCGTCCAGCATTACTAGGGAGTGCCTGAAAGCACTGCAACGACTGTTGCAGAAAGCACTGCCCAAAGTTTACATGCAGAGCCACATAAATTCAGGGCTTTTTGCTTGCAAATGCTTCATGGGTACCAGGATGCTGCTGTACTGTTTGTTCAAGGCACACTGTAACTCATCAGTCTACTTTCTTTACTGAGAAGCAACATCAGAAAGACATGGCAAAACCACAAGCTAATAATATCTACTCATTGTGGTGGAGAGGCATATCTTGAAGAAGCCTGGAAAACATGACCATTCAAACAATGCTAATGCAGCTGATAGAGAACTGGACTGTAGGAATACAGAAATGACAGCAATAATCCTCGAGTCAGGATGGCATTTGAATAGCTGTAATTTTAATCAATACACCCGATTCTCTGTCCTCCAAACAGCTTAGGAATACAGAATTAAATCCTGGAGCACGCATATCAGCTTAGGGTAAAAAAACAACCTGGAAAGAGAACTCCTAACATTTGGTAACGTGCTAAACTGCTTACTGAGGTTCAAGTTTGGAAAGGATTAACTACTCCTTCATCGTACTCGCACAAAAGGCAACATGGTTTAGGATAGCGTTCTTCTTCTCTTGCTGGTAACAGGCATTGTGTTTAGGAAACTAGTAGGAATCACTTAGGAATACAACTTCTTGTTTGCATGgttccccagctggcaaccCTTGGTCTTTCCTCAATACCTAGTGTGCACAAAACCCAGATTTGGGGCGTAAGAATACCTGCCATATCCCGCCCCGCCTACCGCAAATGCAACACCGAGAATCAGACTCTTCTGAGATGGGAACAATTCTCAGTTTACACTACAATGCCTATCTGTCTGTACTATAAAAGcactaaaagcaaacacatatgATGAGGAATCTCTccacagagaggaaacaggaTCTACAGCTTGGGTCTCAGAAAAATCAGCCCCAAGAACAAACCCAACAGACTCCTCTTCAAAGTTACCATTGTTGGAGTTTGAACCCCATGCCCCAGCAGGCCTAAAAATGTAACTCTCCTTTGGGACAGGTACAGTAAAATCTACCCCATGACAACAAAAACTAACAGCAGCTTTAACGAGAAAGATACAGTCTGAATGCCTCTGTAAACTAATACCCATCCAAAAAGTTCACACACTGGAACCCCTAACAAATAATACCATGCTTTATGGATACTCACATAACATATGTTTTGCTGGTAGCTTTAACTCCTCCTGCAGGGATTCTTCTAACAATTACCGATGAGTTCCTAGGAATCAGGGCATTATCATCTGtgtattctgaaaacaacacaaacacagaaaaacacatgagTCAGTTCGTAAGAGTGTATATTAATATGTCATTACATAGCACTTCACAGAATccctttcagattaaaaagcaaaatggtctAGGTAACATCACGCCTTTATCGTCTCAACACACTAACAGGACATTTCAAGAAATCCTCAGGTCTGAGAATCAAACACAAGCAGCAACATCTTTTCCATGTTGTTAAAATAGTTTGAACGCCAACAGCAAAATGGCCTCAAAGGTCACTAAAGGAGAGTCTGCTACTGCATGAGGTTCTTTCCTGACCGAGCTTaagttgcttttgctgctgttaggCTACAAAACCAAGAGAcctctggagaaaaacaaaccacagcaaAGTCTCACCTGCATAACCCACATTCCAAAGTCTGACTAGCTTGCCCTGCAACAACACAGGCACTTAGCTAAAGCATGGGAACTCTGCGCCACTGCTTTCAAAGCTGTTCACTAAAAACAATTCACCCATGCTGCTCATGCTCAAGACTGACAGAACACAGAAGACAGCCTGCCATCTCTGTCTATTTTTTGGAGCTTAATCCATCAGCAGTCACGCTTCTCCGCTGCTCAGTGCTTTACATTGTCATGGAAACACAACTGGCAGTGGTAGACTTTGGATCACAGATATTTTGAGGTTTTATTGAGCTTGCTTTCACAAGTAGGGCAGAATTGGCTCCAACTAAAGTGGTATCTCCTCTCTTAAGCTAATCATCTAGTTTGAATCAGCCCAAGGGACGTGGATTCTTTCTTTGCAAGGGActttttgcagagcagagagtctcaaacaaaattacttaTGAAGACAGCCTTGAAAAGCCTTTCGAAAAGAGCGTGTGCCTGAAGCTATCCATTATTTGCCTTGGCTTACACCATGTTAGTcttctgaagaggaggaaagccttCTCACCCTTTACGGAAGggccaaacaaaaaaaccagctcCCTGAGACACTTGGACTGAGTCAGCTTAAAATGCAAAGATCTCTCCATGAGAATGGTTTGTATGTTGTACTTACATGAGCTGGCTgtgactaaatattttaaagcactatCAGCAGCCATTCCCTGTAATCTGCCTACAGCTGTACATACTACAAGCCCTTAACTTGCAAACTGAATCAGAACGATGGTCTGAAAACCAAAGGTGCTGTATCTCCAGTCAAGCTCTGTCAGGGCAGTTTTGCTCAGTCATGACAGGCAAAATAGGAATATGTCACAATTTATGCTCCCTTTTTCAGTATATTATTCGTATGGGCAGGAACCTCTCTTAGACCAAAACAAACCTATCATAAGACATTACTTCAACcatgaaatgaatgttttaCTTCTACTTCCAAATGACAGaatgcttcttcagaaaactgagaaatcatTTTGCTGAAACTAATTCCTGATCTTTCCCTCTAAGAAAACGAACAGCAAGCTTCCTCTGGACTTCAGAGCTTGCTTTTGGAGCTTGCTGTTGGAGTTTCAAACTGTCGGAGAAAGGACTCTTAATGAcgaaaacagaagcttttacaGAAGTCGTATCCTAAAACCAACCCCTAGAGctcttctcaaaaggaaaatctaACCATTACACAGCCACCTGTCAAGAAAGGCCTGCACTGGGACTTTCTGATGGAGGAGGAGCTCAAACAGTACTGAGGCCCAGACAAACAACTGGGAGATCATGCCAGCTGCAGTCCTAGAAGcccaaagcagctgtttctaCCTGCTGAACAGAGTCATACAGGCTATTCTCTGTGGTCCAGATCACAAACCACTGGATTAAGATCAGAGTCCCAATGCGGTTttgggttgtttcttttttttttgtattttgcctgagaagcagaagagcataTTCTCCAAGTGTTTTGTGTCAGAACGTTACAGGGCAGGAAAGAGTACTCAAAACCTTGAGTTCTGGAGTTTGCAGCTCATCCACAATATTGTGAGAACATCTCTTCTAAAAGACAGGTCAAGAAATTCAGGTCAAATTCAAAGGAGGCAAGTTGAAAGGCATCATTCTTGAGCATAGGCCTTTGGAAGGGAATTCTGCCTTTAGAGAACGTGCCTCTATAGCAAGCACGGAAGAGGAcgcacaccccccccacccttTAAAATAGGTCCTAACCATCCATTTTGCCTTCCCAGCATCTTCAAAAAAGTCCATaatatcatttattttccactgataTTTACAGTcctgtttactttttgcttaTATTAGCATTGCTGCTACTACTAGATTTCCAGTATGAAAAGTAACAGTTCCTGAACTGCAAAAGGTTAGAGTATTCGGAAAAATCTGAACAAGTAGGCCATCTTCACTCAAGGttcactttgttctttccaaGATCATTTCAACATTCAGTCAGGACTCCTGCACAgacaaagttataaaaaacCAATATTTTATGTCCGCATGTAAGAATTCCAAACATCCCATTTAGGCAGAATATCCAGGTtgagtttttccctttctcttctgaaggtgAGTTGAAGCATCTACAActgattaataaaaactgaaattcacgGCTATGCATAGCAACCAAAAATTTGGCATAGATATATCTGACACTGACATGTATTCTCtagctttgctctgaaaaccactgagggatttttgcattttcacatggaaaacagccttACAAAAGCTTCAATAAGCATCTGTGTCACTGATATaccaagtttaaaattttatactCATTTTACAAAGGTCAAGGTGCAACACAACCTACCTAGAGGAGGATCTTGTCACTGTTAAACAAGAGTGATGCTCTTTCAGGTATGAAAGATACTCCTCCTTTGACTTCACCTGTAGGCAACACCACATTTAACAGAACCGAGCcaagcagatgctttttcttcactggatTCTGATCACATAtgaaaacaaagccacacaCTTTGCAAAACTGGTAGTATGTATATTAGAGTAACACTTTATGGGGTAACATATTTAGGAGCATAAATTGTTCCTCTacaactttgctttctgttcctcaccTGCTATAACAGAATTCAGGTGTTTGgcctatttcaaaacattttttcttcaggtgaTAATAATCGGGCTCCATCACAGTTTATTACCATCCAGCATTCTGCTTTTAAGGCTCTGTTTTACACAGACCCAACTGTTACAGGAGTGACAGCGGCCAGGTGGCCATTCAGCCTGCTAGCACTTGTGAAGCTGAAAGTACATTGGCAACTGCAGACAAAATTCACAGacccttctgcagcaaagcccttaAAGCCaattagacatttttcaaaagctcttgaCAACTGTATTCAATACTACATGAAGAATTCAAGACTGCTGAAATGTATCTCTACCTGCGCATGTCATGCAATCCAAGGGCATCCCTAAGACCCCTAAC
It encodes:
- the LOC140645726 gene encoding E3 ubiquitin-protein ligase RBBP6-like translates to MSCVHYKFSSKLNYDTVTFNGLHISLCDLKRQIMSREKLKATHCDLQITNAQTKEEYTDDNALIPRNSSVIVRRIPAGGVKATSKTYVISRSEPVRATSKAVRKNTISAFFPTRCP